The Polymorphobacter megasporae genome window below encodes:
- a CDS encoding ABC-F family ATP-binding cassette domain-containing protein, translated as MLTINAVTVRLGGRVILDRASAAIPPRARVGLIGRNGAGKSTLMKLIAKVNEPDEGGIDMPRGARIGYVAQEAPAGAATPFETVLAADVERAALLAEEEGHPDAHRIGEIHERLNAIDAHTAPARASRILVGLGFDEAAQHRPLDSYSGGWRMRVALAALLFSQPDLLLLDEPSNHLDLEATLWLESFLKSYRATMVVISHERDLLNNVVDYILHLEGGTTTLYAGGYDDFERQRNERLAQLASAREAQATQRAKLTDYIARNSARASTAKQAQSRMKALAKMQPIAEAANDPSLVFDFPSPAVLKPPLVQLDHAAVGYDGTPILEQVDLRLDPDDRLALLGRNGNGKTTLARLLAGQLPAMEGHIGMSTKLKVGYFTQYQVEELDSDDTPLAHMGRLMPGAKPAAVRGQLGRFGFSGLMAEQKVGKMSGGEKARLALALITRDAPHLLILDEPTNHLDVDAREALVQALADYGGAVVVVSHDRHMLEATADRLVLVEDGHATEFSGSLDDYTDRVLGRGDARPEKRPAPAKSEKKAARQESAGDRAKSVVMRRTAREAEADITRLTARLAQLDTALGDPTKATGADRLAGVPALLKTRATVEKALAEAEAKWVAASEALEAAA; from the coding sequence ATGCTGACGATCAACGCCGTGACGGTGCGCCTTGGCGGGCGCGTCATCCTCGACCGCGCCTCCGCCGCGATTCCCCCCCGTGCGCGCGTCGGCCTGATCGGGCGCAACGGCGCGGGCAAATCGACGCTGATGAAGCTGATCGCCAAGGTCAACGAGCCCGACGAAGGCGGCATCGACATGCCGCGCGGTGCTCGCATCGGCTATGTCGCGCAGGAGGCTCCCGCCGGTGCCGCGACGCCGTTTGAGACCGTCCTCGCCGCCGACGTCGAGCGCGCCGCGCTGCTCGCCGAGGAGGAGGGTCACCCCGACGCCCACCGTATCGGCGAGATCCACGAGCGCCTCAACGCGATCGACGCCCACACCGCCCCGGCCCGCGCCAGCCGCATCCTTGTCGGACTGGGCTTCGACGAGGCCGCGCAGCACCGTCCGCTCGACAGCTATTCGGGCGGCTGGCGGATGCGCGTTGCCCTCGCCGCCCTGCTGTTCTCGCAGCCCGACCTTTTGCTGCTCGACGAGCCATCGAACCACCTCGACCTCGAGGCGACGCTGTGGCTCGAAAGCTTCCTCAAGAGCTACCGCGCGACGATGGTCGTCATCAGCCACGAACGCGACCTGCTCAACAACGTCGTCGACTATATCCTCCACCTCGAAGGCGGGACGACGACGCTGTATGCCGGCGGCTACGACGACTTCGAGCGCCAGCGCAACGAGCGGCTCGCCCAGTTGGCCTCGGCGCGCGAGGCACAGGCGACCCAACGTGCCAAGCTGACCGACTATATCGCGCGTAACTCGGCCCGCGCCTCGACCGCGAAGCAGGCGCAGTCGCGGATGAAGGCACTGGCGAAAATGCAGCCGATCGCCGAGGCCGCGAACGACCCGAGCCTGGTATTCGACTTCCCCTCGCCCGCCGTGCTCAAGCCACCTCTGGTTCAGCTCGATCACGCTGCTGTCGGATACGATGGCACGCCGATCCTTGAGCAGGTCGACCTGCGCCTCGACCCCGACGACCGGCTGGCGCTGCTCGGGCGCAACGGCAACGGCAAGACGACGCTCGCGCGGCTACTCGCGGGACAGCTTCCCGCGATGGAGGGGCATATCGGCATGTCGACCAAACTCAAGGTCGGCTATTTTACTCAGTATCAGGTCGAGGAACTCGACAGCGACGACACCCCGCTTGCCCACATGGGACGGCTGATGCCCGGGGCGAAACCGGCGGCGGTGCGCGGCCAGCTGGGGCGCTTCGGCTTCTCGGGGCTGATGGCCGAACAGAAGGTCGGCAAGATGTCGGGTGGCGAAAAGGCGCGGCTCGCGCTGGCGCTGATTACCCGCGATGCCCCGCACCTGCTCATCCTCGACGAGCCGACCAACCACCTTGACGTCGATGCGCGCGAGGCGCTGGTCCAGGCGCTCGCCGATTATGGCGGCGCGGTTGTTGTCGTCAGCCACGATCGACACATGCTCGAAGCGACCGCCGACCGGCTGGTGCTTGTCGAGGACGGCCACGCGACCGAGTTCTCGGGCTCGCTCGACGACTATACCGATCGCGTCCTCGGCCGCGGCGATGCCCGCCCCGAGAAGCGCCCTGCCCCCGCTAAGTCAGAGAAAAAGGCGGCAAGGCAGGAGTCGGCGGGCGACCGGGCAAAGTCGGTCGTCATGCGCCGGACCGCACGCGAGGCGGAGGCTGACATCACCCGGCTGACCGCGCGGCTGGCACAGCTCGACACTGCGCTCGGTGACCCGACGAAGGCGACCGGCGCAGACCGGCTGGCCGGCGTCCCCGCACTCCTCAAGACGCGGGCGACGGTCGAGAAAGCGCTGGCGGAGGCCGAGGCGAAGTGGGTGGCGGCGAGCGAAGCGCTCGAAGCGGCGGCATAG
- a CDS encoding sensor domain-containing diguanylate cyclase — protein sequence MVQRFPITTLVPPTVTPDRRLERVQHRFRQAERMAGIGTWRLTIEDNICEWSDHVFAIHGLEVGPHPGLDIALGFYPPESRATVSDAVARTISTGEPFLCETDLITARGDRRRVRAMGEIELLDGVPVAVIGVFQDISDHYAIQQGLRLAAATDDLTGLANRGAFERHLSESITASRLSGAALGLLLIDLDGFKAVNDAFGHPTGDTVLRDVAGELRRHCRTDCFAARIGGDEFAMIVGGVTASTQLDALVAALLVSLRRPIRRDGRKLEVSASIGIAWWTDDSDGSSDLIARADAALYDAKRQDRGSARIFGNRFISTGVAKRVPLKAVG from the coding sequence ATGGTGCAACGCTTCCCGATCACAACGCTGGTGCCACCGACCGTCACCCCCGACCGGCGCCTCGAACGCGTCCAGCACCGGTTCCGCCAGGCCGAGCGGATGGCTGGGATCGGCACATGGCGACTGACGATCGAGGACAATATTTGTGAGTGGTCCGATCATGTCTTTGCAATTCATGGCCTTGAGGTCGGCCCGCACCCGGGACTCGACATCGCGCTCGGATTCTACCCGCCCGAGAGCCGGGCGACGGTTTCGGACGCCGTTGCCCGGACGATCTCCACCGGCGAGCCATTCCTGTGCGAGACCGACCTTATTACCGCCCGCGGCGACCGGCGGCGGGTTCGCGCGATGGGTGAGATCGAGCTGCTTGACGGCGTGCCGGTCGCGGTGATCGGGGTGTTCCAGGACATTTCCGACCATTATGCGATCCAGCAGGGCCTGCGCCTCGCCGCCGCGACCGACGATCTGACCGGTCTGGCGAACCGCGGCGCATTCGAGCGCCACCTCTCCGAAAGCATCACCGCCAGCCGCTTGAGCGGCGCTGCGCTCGGGTTGCTGCTGATCGATCTCGACGGGTTCAAGGCGGTCAACGACGCCTTCGGGCACCCGACCGGCGACACCGTGCTGCGCGACGTGGCGGGCGAGCTCCGACGGCATTGCCGGACGGACTGCTTCGCGGCGCGCATCGGCGGCGACGAATTCGCGATGATCGTCGGCGGCGTCACCGCCTCCACACAACTCGACGCGCTCGTTGCGGCGCTGCTCGTCAGCCTCCGCCGCCCCATCCGCCGCGACGGCCGCAAGCTCGAAGTGTCGGCGAGCATCGGCATCGCGTGGTGGACCGACGATAGCGACGGCAGCTCCGACCTGATCGCCCGCGCCGACGCCGCACTCTACGATGCCAAGCGCCAGGATCGCGGCTCGGCACGCATTTTCGGCAACCGCTTCATCTCGACCGGTGTCGCAAAGCGCGTGCCACTCAAGGCGGTCGGGTAG
- a CDS encoding peptidylprolyl isomerase — protein sequence MFAIPVAAAAPPAPSAPTIAEVESSAPADAWRPVAPENLMLVDTAKGTLTIELAPGFAPAHVAAIRKLVRDGGFTGGAVVRVQDNYVVQFAAKTAVATANAPGVPATAPTLPAEYERLRAQVPFTPLPFPDAYAPQAGFSDGWPVARDADAAWLVHCYGMVGAGRDLPPSTGDGSELYAVIGHAPRHLDRNMAVVGRVIDGIAPFAALPRGTEALGFYKTDAEKLPITGARLASNVLPGQRPSYEVMRTDTPSFAALIAARANRREPFFLRPAGGVDVCNVRIPVRLMAKH from the coding sequence ATGTTCGCCATTCCGGTTGCCGCAGCCGCGCCGCCAGCCCCCTCCGCGCCAACCATCGCCGAGGTCGAATCGTCCGCACCGGCGGACGCCTGGCGGCCGGTCGCGCCTGAAAACCTGATGCTTGTCGACACCGCGAAGGGCACGCTGACGATCGAACTCGCCCCAGGCTTCGCCCCCGCCCATGTCGCGGCGATCCGCAAGCTGGTCCGCGACGGCGGCTTCACCGGCGGTGCCGTCGTCCGTGTTCAGGATAATTACGTCGTGCAGTTCGCAGCCAAGACCGCAGTCGCCACTGCCAACGCGCCGGGCGTTCCGGCGACCGCTCCCACCCTCCCCGCCGAATATGAGCGGCTTCGCGCGCAGGTACCGTTCACCCCGCTCCCGTTTCCCGACGCCTACGCACCGCAGGCCGGCTTCAGCGATGGCTGGCCGGTCGCGCGTGACGCCGATGCGGCGTGGCTGGTGCATTGCTACGGCATGGTCGGCGCCGGCCGCGACCTGCCGCCGTCTACCGGCGACGGGTCGGAGCTTTACGCCGTCATCGGGCACGCACCGCGGCATCTCGATCGCAACATGGCGGTCGTCGGGCGCGTGATCGACGGCATCGCGCCGTTCGCGGCCTTGCCGCGCGGGACCGAGGCGCTCGGATTCTACAAGACCGACGCGGAAAAGTTGCCGATCACCGGGGCGCGGCTCGCGAGCAATGTTCTGCCGGGACAGCGCCCGTCGTACGAGGTGATGCGGACCGATACGCCGAGTTTTGCGGCGCTGATTGCGGCGCGCGCCAATCGCCGCGAGCCGTTTTTCCTCCGCCCCGCCGGCGGGGTCGACGTCTGCAATGTGCGAATTCCCGTACGTCTTATGGCTAAACATTAA
- a CDS encoding YaiI/YqxD family protein, translating into MILVDADACPVKDEIYRVARRTGVPVKVVANSYFRVPAEPLFEQVVVGDGFDAADDWIAERAAPGVIVITGDILLADRAVKAGATVLGHNGRPFTATNVGTAVAARALAEDTRAMSWAGSRSGETSRSGPAPFAAADRSRFLSALDEAIGRIRRGR; encoded by the coding sequence ATGATCCTTGTCGATGCCGACGCTTGCCCGGTGAAGGACGAAATCTACCGCGTCGCGCGACGCACCGGCGTGCCCGTCAAGGTCGTCGCCAATTCCTATTTCCGGGTGCCCGCCGAACCGTTGTTCGAACAGGTCGTCGTTGGTGACGGCTTCGATGCTGCCGACGACTGGATCGCCGAGCGTGCCGCACCGGGGGTGATCGTCATCACCGGCGACATCCTGCTCGCCGACCGCGCGGTCAAGGCAGGAGCGACCGTGCTCGGCCACAACGGCCGCCCGTTCACCGCCACCAATGTCGGCACGGCGGTCGCGGCGCGCGCGCTCGCCGAGGATACACGGGCGATGTCGTGGGCAGGCTCACGGTCGGGCGAGACGTCGCGCAGCGGGCCCGCCCCCTTCGCCGCTGCGGACCGCTCGCGCTTCCTGTCGGCACTCGACGAGGCGATTGGGCGGATTAGGCGCGGGCGATAA
- a CDS encoding PEPxxWA-CTERM sorting domain-containing protein, giving the protein MFRLMIFAGLALAIPSIASPVEAGTVIVPGENAALESEHNANSPFGNTSSSGFVTQIAYGASQLSSVAVGTMITGIGFRMYSEYESNDQDLNYTSFDIQVGTSSNTIAGLSRTFDNNLGGDTITARSGALSIAAGTFIGDQTYNPFYTISFTTPYAYQGGDLLITIRDTLADDTVGAFVPLDAVSHSATLGSVGTTGSATAIKGFANFFYIPVTQLTFVSTAVPEPASWLLMIVGFGLVGSALRQRSFNAARIG; this is encoded by the coding sequence ATGTTTAGGCTAATGATTTTTGCAGGGCTGGCTTTGGCCATCCCGTCGATTGCCTCGCCGGTCGAGGCGGGCACGGTGATCGTACCGGGGGAAAATGCGGCCCTCGAAAGCGAACACAATGCAAACTCGCCATTTGGAAACACGTCTTCATCCGGCTTCGTCACGCAGATCGCCTACGGCGCGTCGCAGCTTTCGAGCGTCGCCGTCGGCACGATGATCACCGGCATCGGCTTTCGAATGTATTCGGAATACGAATCGAACGATCAGGATCTCAATTACACGTCGTTCGATATTCAGGTTGGCACGTCGTCGAACACGATCGCAGGATTGAGCCGGACCTTCGACAATAACCTCGGCGGCGACACGATCACGGCGCGGTCGGGCGCGCTGAGCATCGCCGCGGGCACATTCATCGGCGACCAGACATACAACCCGTTCTATACGATCAGCTTCACCACACCGTACGCCTATCAGGGCGGTGACCTGCTGATCACGATCCGCGACACGCTTGCCGACGACACCGTCGGAGCCTTTGTCCCGCTCGACGCGGTCTCGCACAGTGCAACGCTCGGCTCGGTTGGAACCACTGGCTCGGCGACTGCGATCAAGGGGTTTGCGAACTTCTTCTACATTCCCGTAACGCAGCTGACCTTCGTGTCGACTGCGGTACCCGAGCCGGCGAGCTGGCTTTTGATGATCGTCGGCTTCGGCCTCGTCGGCAGCGCCCTGCGGCAGCGCAGTTTCAACGCTGCCCGTATCGGCTGA
- a CDS encoding lytic transglycosylase domain-containing protein — protein sequence MSETHHRLHRPAAPSTPPGHRSATPASPHAAPHRKHSVSLSHRLSYDEIAALVSANNVSGQPDTLIIAVIYKESRFDPLEKSKVAGSSATGLMQITRTAVTEVDRVDKTKSDFTAMTSGAANIKLATRYLKLRIDRAGGDVAKGLDGYGTGPGYATSIVAANSRLTALSKGGDPMAELAATIGKF from the coding sequence ATGAGCGAGACGCATCATCGCCTGCATCGGCCCGCTGCACCGTCGACGCCGCCTGGCCATCGGTCGGCAACTCCGGCGTCACCGCATGCTGCCCCGCATCGCAAGCACAGCGTTTCTCTCAGCCATCGTCTATCGTACGACGAGATCGCGGCACTGGTCAGCGCCAACAATGTCTCGGGGCAGCCCGACACGCTGATCATCGCCGTGATCTACAAGGAATCGCGGTTCGACCCGCTCGAGAAGAGCAAGGTCGCGGGATCGAGCGCGACCGGGTTGATGCAAATTACGCGCACCGCCGTCACCGAGGTCGACCGGGTCGACAAGACCAAGAGCGATTTCACGGCGATGACGTCGGGGGCGGCGAATATCAAGCTGGCCACCCGCTACCTCAAGCTGCGCATCGACCGCGCCGGTGGCGACGTCGCCAAGGGCCTCGACGGCTATGGCACCGGCCCCGGTTATGCGACGTCGATCGTCGCCGCCAACAGCCGCCTCACCGCGCTGTCCAAGGGCGGCGACCCGATGGCCGAACTCGCGGCGACGATCGGCAAATTTTGA
- a CDS encoding DEAD/DEAH box helicase, with product MPFSTTPAALGTALAARGYATATPVQAGVLVPEAQERDLLVSAQTGSGKTVAYGLAMAPTLLGDAERLPRAAEPLALVIAPTRELALQVARELDWLYKDAGAIVVTCVGGMEIRREARALQQGSHIVVGTPGRLRDHLERGTMATGSLKVVVLDEADEMLDLGFREDLEEILDSTPAERRTLLFSATLPKPIQTLAKRYQKNAFRIATANDREQHSDIDYRAIRVAPNDLEVAVVNTLRYFEAGAALVFASTREGVRRLHANLVERGFAAVALSGELSQADRTHALQALRDRRARVCVATDVAARGIDLPDLGLVIHAELPHDAEVLQHRSGRTGRAGKKGVCVVLVPYPKRHRAESLLRAANVRAEWMDAPTAEAIYAKDQERMLDEVADAGDEREAAEALMAAKPAVDIAAALLRLQRARLPAPEDLSDTGPAARAVPDGPRPGFEDTVWFRINAGRNNNADPRWLLPYLCRRGHLTKREIGAIRIFDRETRFEIPRAAATRFVQSLKKTDDGDPDVAIEPVGDAPEPNRTPRRGPPAGGGGQRGYARR from the coding sequence ATGCCCTTTTCGACCACCCCTGCCGCGCTCGGCACGGCGCTCGCCGCGCGCGGTTACGCGACGGCGACTCCGGTCCAGGCGGGCGTCCTCGTTCCCGAGGCGCAGGAGCGCGACCTGCTCGTCTCGGCGCAAACCGGGTCGGGCAAGACCGTCGCGTACGGCCTCGCGATGGCCCCCACCCTGCTCGGCGACGCCGAACGCCTGCCGCGCGCTGCCGAACCACTCGCGCTCGTCATCGCCCCGACCCGCGAACTCGCGCTCCAGGTCGCCCGCGAACTCGACTGGCTGTACAAGGATGCGGGTGCCATCGTCGTGACCTGCGTCGGCGGCATGGAAATCCGCCGCGAGGCGCGCGCGCTCCAGCAGGGCTCGCATATCGTCGTCGGCACCCCCGGCCGCCTGCGCGACCATCTCGAGCGGGGCACGATGGCGACCGGCAGCCTCAAGGTCGTCGTCCTCGACGAAGCCGACGAGATGCTCGACCTCGGCTTCCGCGAGGATCTCGAGGAAATCCTCGACTCGACACCCGCCGAACGGCGCACCCTGTTGTTCTCGGCGACGCTGCCGAAGCCGATCCAGACGCTCGCCAAGCGCTACCAGAAGAACGCCTTCCGCATCGCCACTGCGAACGACCGCGAGCAGCACAGCGACATCGACTATCGCGCGATCCGCGTTGCCCCGAACGACCTCGAAGTCGCCGTCGTCAACACGCTGCGATACTTCGAGGCCGGTGCCGCCCTCGTCTTCGCCAGCACCCGCGAGGGCGTGCGCCGCCTCCACGCCAACCTCGTCGAACGCGGGTTCGCCGCGGTCGCGCTGTCGGGCGAGCTGAGCCAGGCCGACCGCACTCATGCACTTCAGGCGTTGCGCGACCGCCGCGCCCGCGTCTGCGTCGCCACTGACGTCGCCGCGCGCGGCATCGACCTCCCCGACCTCGGCCTCGTCATCCACGCCGAACTGCCGCATGACGCCGAAGTCCTCCAGCACCGCTCGGGCCGCACCGGGCGCGCGGGCAAGAAGGGCGTGTGCGTCGTTCTCGTCCCCTACCCCAAGCGCCACCGCGCCGAGAGCCTGCTCCGCGCCGCGAACGTCCGCGCCGAATGGATGGACGCCCCGACCGCCGAGGCGATCTACGCCAAGGATCAGGAGCGGATGCTCGACGAGGTCGCCGACGCCGGTGACGAGCGCGAAGCCGCCGAAGCGCTGATGGCCGCCAAGCCCGCGGTCGACATCGCCGCCGCACTGCTCCGCCTGCAACGCGCCCGCCTCCCCGCCCCCGAAGACCTGTCCGACACCGGCCCCGCCGCGCGCGCTGTCCCCGATGGTCCGCGTCCCGGCTTCGAGGACACCGTCTGGTTCCGCATCAACGCCGGACGCAACAACAATGCCGACCCGCGCTGGCTGCTGCCGTACCTCTGCCGCCGCGGGCACCTGACCAAGCGCGAGATCGGCGCAATCCGCATCTTCGACCGCGAGACCCGCTTCGAAATCCCGCGCGCCGCCGCGACCCGCTTCGTCCAGTCGCTCAAGAAGACCGACGACGGCGACCCCGATGTTGCGATCGAGCCGGTCGGCGACGCACCCGAACCGAACCGCACGCCACGGCGTGGTCCGCCAGCAGGCGGCGGCGGGCAGCGGGGTTATGCCAGGCGGTAG
- the msrB gene encoding peptide-methionine (R)-S-oxide reductase MsrB codes for MDEHGVDGGTAAKTDAAKTDADWRAELSADQYRVLRQHGTERPGTSPLNNEKRTGVFDCAACGTPVYTSETKYDSRSGWPSFFAPIPGAVATTVDRSLGMVRTEVHCATCGGHLGHVFDDGPRPTGQRHCINGVALNFEPDDQV; via the coding sequence ATCGACGAACATGGCGTGGATGGCGGCACGGCGGCGAAGACCGACGCCGCCAAGACTGACGCGGACTGGCGCGCCGAATTGTCGGCCGACCAGTATCGCGTCCTCCGCCAGCACGGCACCGAGCGCCCCGGGACGTCGCCGCTCAACAACGAGAAGCGCACCGGCGTGTTCGACTGCGCCGCGTGCGGGACGCCGGTCTATACGTCGGAAACCAAGTACGACAGCCGCTCGGGCTGGCCGAGTTTCTTTGCGCCGATCCCGGGGGCTGTCGCAACGACGGTCGACCGCAGCCTCGGCATGGTCCGGACCGAGGTCCATTGCGCGACTTGTGGCGGCCACCTCGGCCATGTTTTCGACGATGGCCCGCGTCCGACCGGGCAGCGCCACTGCATCAACGGTGTCGCGCTGAATTTCGAGCCCGACGACCAGGTTTAA
- a CDS encoding zinc-binding dehydrogenase, which produces MTDPTPTTGLQLTSLITAEAQLEVTLVDKPIPEPRPDQVVVKVLATPINPSDLGLLFGAADMTGAQVSTRDGQPLVTAPVTAPGMRAMAGRIGEAMPVGNEGSGVVVKAGASPEAQALLGKTVAMLGGAMYAQYRCLKVADCLVLPDGTKPADGASCFVNPLTSLAMTEVMRREGHTALVHTAAASNLGQMLVKICLKDGIQLVNVVRSPAQAALLHGIGAIHVADSSQPDFIETLIAMIVETGATIAFDAIGGGKLAGQLLTCMEAAAVKRMTTYSRYGSDSFKQVYIYGGLDVTPTTLNRNFGFSWALGGFLLTPFLVKIGPDAVQALKDRVVAELTTTFASHYTHEISLVEALQPKVFADYNRRATGEKFLICPHKDVASA; this is translated from the coding sequence ATGACCGACCCAACTCCGACGACGGGCCTCCAACTGACGTCGCTCATCACTGCCGAAGCGCAGCTCGAGGTTACGCTGGTCGATAAGCCCATACCCGAGCCGCGCCCCGATCAGGTCGTGGTCAAGGTGCTGGCGACGCCGATCAATCCGTCAGACCTCGGGTTGCTGTTCGGCGCCGCCGACATGACCGGCGCACAGGTGTCGACCCGCGACGGCCAGCCGCTGGTCACCGCTCCGGTAACCGCGCCGGGCATGCGCGCGATGGCGGGCCGCATCGGCGAGGCGATGCCGGTCGGCAACGAGGGGTCGGGAGTCGTCGTCAAGGCGGGTGCATCGCCTGAAGCCCAGGCACTCCTCGGCAAGACCGTCGCGATGCTCGGCGGTGCGATGTACGCGCAATATCGTTGCCTGAAGGTCGCCGACTGCCTCGTCCTCCCGGATGGCACCAAGCCTGCCGACGGAGCGTCGTGCTTCGTCAACCCGCTGACCTCGCTGGCGATGACCGAGGTAATGCGCCGCGAGGGGCACACCGCGCTGGTCCACACCGCCGCCGCATCGAACCTCGGCCAGATGCTCGTCAAGATCTGCCTCAAAGACGGCATTCAGCTCGTCAATGTCGTCCGCAGCCCGGCGCAGGCGGCGCTGCTCCACGGTATCGGTGCGATCCACGTCGCGGATTCCAGCCAGCCCGATTTCATCGAGACGTTGATCGCGATGATCGTCGAAACCGGCGCGACGATCGCGTTCGATGCGATCGGCGGCGGCAAGCTCGCCGGGCAGCTGTTGACGTGCATGGAGGCCGCGGCGGTCAAGCGGATGACGACGTACAGTCGCTATGGCTCGGACAGCTTCAAGCAGGTCTATATCTACGGCGGTCTCGACGTCACGCCGACGACGCTCAACCGCAACTTCGGCTTCAGCTGGGCGCTCGGCGGCTTTTTGCTGACGCCGTTCCTCGTCAAGATCGGCCCCGATGCGGTGCAGGCGCTCAAGGACCGCGTCGTCGCCGAACTGACGACGACTTTCGCCAGCCACTACACCCACGAAATCTCGCTCGTCGAGGCGCTCCAGCCCAAGGTGTTCGCCGACTATAATCGGCGCGCGACGGGCGAGAAGTTCCTGATCTGCCCGCACAAGGACGTCGCCTCCGCCTAG
- a CDS encoding histidine kinase dimerization/phosphoacceptor domain -containing protein, whose amino-acid sequence MTTVLPRSREGLALAVATVSAATAYLLLVEQDLTVLAVSDGFCRTFGIDRTSVAGRSIFTLGSGEWATPLISSMLTTTVSGGGNIDAYEVELCNTTRGEFRLSFDATMVRDTSGNGDLMLVAVTDPSETRMRERERESLFRDQGVLLQELQHRTANSLQIIASVLMQSARKTSSDELRGYLHDAHHRVMSVAEVQKQLAVTTLGSVALRPYLSQLCANIGASLIYDPAQLEIVVDAEDANVAPELSVSVGLVVTELVINALKHAFPGQRRGRIDVGYRSTPMGWTLTVADDGVGMPRERSPGGTGLGTSIVEALAKQLRARIDIGGTVGTKVTLAHVNLRVVAGTESELRRAV is encoded by the coding sequence ATGACAACAGTGCTGCCGCGCTCGCGCGAGGGCCTCGCCTTGGCAGTTGCCACGGTTTCTGCCGCAACGGCATATCTGCTCCTCGTCGAACAGGATCTCACGGTGCTCGCGGTGAGCGACGGCTTCTGCCGCACCTTCGGCATCGACCGGACATCCGTAGCGGGGCGGTCAATCTTTACGCTGGGGTCGGGCGAGTGGGCGACGCCGCTCATATCGTCGATGCTGACCACGACGGTGTCCGGCGGCGGGAACATCGACGCCTATGAGGTCGAGCTTTGTAATACGACACGGGGCGAGTTCCGCCTCAGCTTCGATGCGACCATGGTCCGCGACACCAGTGGCAACGGCGATCTCATGCTTGTCGCGGTCACCGACCCAAGTGAAACACGGATGCGTGAGCGCGAGCGTGAAAGTCTCTTCCGCGATCAAGGCGTATTGCTTCAGGAACTGCAGCATCGCACGGCGAATAGCCTGCAGATTATTGCGAGCGTGCTGATGCAGAGCGCGCGGAAGACGTCGTCGGACGAATTGCGCGGCTATCTCCACGATGCCCATCACCGGGTGATGTCGGTCGCCGAGGTGCAGAAGCAGCTTGCAGTGACGACGCTCGGCAGCGTCGCATTGCGGCCGTATCTCAGCCAGTTATGCGCGAACATCGGGGCGTCGTTGATCTACGATCCCGCCCAGCTCGAGATCGTGGTCGATGCCGAAGACGCGAATGTCGCCCCCGAGCTTTCGGTTAGCGTCGGCCTCGTCGTGACCGAACTTGTGATCAACGCGCTCAAGCATGCCTTTCCCGGGCAACGCCGGGGCCGGATCGACGTCGGTTACCGCTCCACCCCGATGGGCTGGACCCTGACGGTGGCCGATGACGGGGTCGGCATGCCCCGTGAGCGCTCGCCGGGCGGTACCGGGCTCGGCACAAGCATCGTCGAGGCGCTCGCCAAGCAGCTTCGCGCGAGAATCGATATCGGCGGCACGGTCGGGACGAAAGTCACGCTTGCCCACGTCAATCTGCGCGTCGTCGCCGGCACCGAAAGCGAGCTCCGCCGCGCCGTCTAA